A genomic window from Algoriphagus sp. Y33 includes:
- a CDS encoding TonB-dependent receptor, with translation MKKLSTYPLMKGFLVLILLVLSQVFAGFVFAQNGTIRGTIYEESTGEPLYGVSVLVKETSTGAVTDFDGKFEIKVTPGSYTLQVSYISYASINLTEVVVKAGEVNVIGDLLMADEASDLEAVTVSAAAIRTTESALLSVKRNAANLIDGISASTFRQVGDGDAASAVKRVTGVSIEGGKYIFVRGLGDRYTKTVLNGVDIPGLDPDRNTIQMDIFPTNVIDNIIVSKSFTADLPADFTGGVVDIETKDFPEEKSMRLSLSGGINPSMHFNSNYLKYDGGNTDFLGFDDGTRAIPTDGRTDIPQYGDAVGNPNSPRGLAYQEILGNFNKTLGGYRTNSLMDVGVSFSLGNQFARPKATWGYNFALTYKNETEFYQDAEYNLYAKPREAGQTELEPLERQRGDFGVNNVLLGGIAGIALKTTHSKLKLNLMHLQNGESKAGEFDFVNTNLGANFEAKQYNLEYSQRGLTSILLGGTHYLNGNDWEINWKLAPTRSTIDDPDIRFTRFRQPTNNISTEVGLPARIWRNLEEYSIVGKGDIAKNLTLFSRQGKVKFGGNYVYKERDFNIQSFQFATGNTEFTGDPNEILLDGNLFSEENRNGVRYNADFIPINANAYNSIATNMAGYASLEANPAEKLKAIVGLRVEKFNQYYTGTNQTGTINFDLVEVLDDMDFFPTVNLIFNLKENQNLRASASRTIARPSFKELSYAEILDPITGRTFIGGLYPETTNGGTEVLWDGNLVSTHVNNFDLRWEAFQDKGQMLSVSAFYKTFEKPIEMVQFLADPGTFQPRNVGNGTVAGLEFEFRKSLKFIAPSLENLTWNTNVTVTKSKIEMSESEYRSRQLSAREGQEIKDTRDMAGQAPYLINTGLSYQSYVTGWEAGIFYNVQGSSLQYVGFGNRTDTYSVPFNSLNLNINKTFGADERLQAGVGVQNLLNSKREYVFQSYQAEDQIFSSLSPGTKINLRLALSF, from the coding sequence ATGAAAAAACTATCTACCTATCCACTTATGAAGGGATTTCTGGTCTTAATTCTGCTGGTACTATCTCAAGTATTTGCGGGATTTGTTTTTGCCCAAAACGGTACTATTCGAGGTACTATTTATGAAGAGAGTACAGGAGAGCCCTTATATGGTGTCTCTGTATTAGTAAAGGAAACGTCCACGGGGGCCGTCACTGACTTCGATGGAAAGTTTGAGATAAAAGTGACTCCCGGTAGTTATACACTTCAGGTGTCTTACATTTCATACGCTTCTATCAACCTTACCGAAGTAGTGGTAAAAGCGGGAGAAGTGAATGTAATCGGCGATCTATTGATGGCTGACGAAGCTTCGGATCTTGAGGCAGTGACCGTATCAGCTGCGGCAATCAGAACAACAGAATCAGCGTTGCTATCTGTGAAAAGAAATGCAGCTAACCTGATCGACGGTATTTCTGCAAGTACTTTTCGCCAAGTTGGAGACGGAGATGCTGCTTCTGCTGTAAAAAGGGTTACCGGTGTATCCATCGAAGGTGGTAAATATATTTTTGTAAGAGGGCTTGGTGACAGATACACTAAAACTGTTTTGAATGGCGTGGATATTCCGGGTCTTGATCCTGACAGAAATACAATCCAAATGGATATATTTCCTACCAATGTGATTGATAATATTATCGTCTCTAAATCTTTCACAGCCGATCTTCCCGCAGATTTTACGGGCGGCGTGGTAGATATTGAGACAAAAGATTTTCCTGAAGAAAAATCAATGCGCTTGAGCCTAAGTGGAGGAATCAATCCATCGATGCACTTCAATTCAAACTACCTGAAATATGATGGTGGTAATACTGATTTTTTGGGTTTCGACGACGGAACCAGAGCTATTCCTACAGATGGAAGAACTGACATTCCCCAGTATGGCGATGCCGTGGGCAATCCCAACAGTCCGAGAGGATTGGCTTACCAAGAGATTCTGGGAAATTTCAACAAAACACTGGGGGGCTACAGGACCAACAGTCTTATGGATGTCGGTGTAAGTTTCTCTTTGGGAAATCAATTTGCCCGACCAAAAGCAACTTGGGGCTACAACTTCGCACTGACCTATAAGAATGAGACAGAGTTCTATCAGGATGCGGAATATAACCTCTATGCCAAGCCCAGAGAGGCTGGTCAAACAGAACTTGAACCGTTGGAAAGACAGCGTGGGGACTTCGGTGTGAATAATGTGTTGCTTGGAGGAATAGCGGGTATTGCTTTGAAGACTACCCATTCCAAACTCAAACTGAACCTGATGCACTTGCAAAACGGGGAATCAAAAGCCGGAGAATTTGATTTTGTCAATACCAATTTGGGCGCAAACTTCGAAGCAAAGCAATATAACTTGGAATACAGCCAAAGAGGTTTGACTAGCATCTTGCTTGGTGGTACACATTACCTCAATGGAAATGATTGGGAAATCAATTGGAAACTTGCTCCTACCAGATCTACCATCGATGATCCGGACATTAGATTTACCCGATTTAGACAGCCTACCAATAACATTTCGACAGAGGTGGGTTTGCCTGCCAGAATCTGGAGAAATCTAGAAGAATACAGCATCGTGGGTAAGGGAGATATTGCGAAGAATCTGACTCTTTTCTCAAGACAGGGCAAAGTGAAGTTTGGGGGCAATTATGTGTACAAAGAGCGTGACTTTAATATCCAGAGCTTTCAGTTTGCCACAGGAAACACCGAATTTACAGGAGATCCCAATGAGATATTGCTTGATGGGAATCTTTTCTCTGAAGAAAATAGAAATGGGGTAAGGTATAATGCGGATTTTATTCCGATCAATGCCAATGCTTATAATTCCATTGCTACAAACATGGCAGGATATGCTTCTCTGGAGGCCAATCCCGCCGAAAAACTAAAGGCTATTGTTGGTTTGAGAGTAGAAAAATTCAACCAGTACTATACCGGAACCAACCAGACAGGAACTATCAATTTCGATTTGGTAGAAGTACTGGATGATATGGATTTCTTCCCTACAGTCAACTTGATTTTCAACTTGAAAGAAAATCAAAACCTTCGTGCTTCAGCTTCCAGAACTATTGCCAGACCTTCTTTCAAAGAGCTTTCTTACGCCGAAATCCTTGATCCGATTACCGGTAGAACATTCATCGGAGGTCTTTATCCTGAAACTACCAATGGTGGAACTGAAGTTCTTTGGGACGGAAACTTGGTCTCTACTCACGTGAATAACTTTGACTTGAGATGGGAGGCTTTCCAAGATAAAGGGCAAATGCTATCAGTAAGTGCTTTCTATAAGACTTTTGAGAAGCCGATCGAAATGGTTCAGTTTCTAGCTGATCCGGGTACTTTTCAGCCAAGAAACGTAGGCAATGGAACAGTGGCCGGATTGGAATTTGAGTTCAGAAAATCCCTGAAATTTATTGCTCCTAGCTTGGAGAATTTAACTTGGAATACGAATGTGACGGTCACCAAATCCAAGATCGAAATGTCTGAATCTGAGTATAGATCAAGACAGCTTAGTGCTAGAGAGGGGCAGGAGATCAAAGATACTAGGGATATGGCAGGCCAAGCTCCTTACTTGATTAATACAGGCTTGAGCTACCAGTCTTATGTCACTGGCTGGGAAGCGGGAATATTTTATAATGTACAAGGTTCGTCTCTTCAATATGTAGGTTTTGGTAACAGAACGGATACGTATTCGGTACCATTCAACAGTTTGAATCTGAATATCAACAAAACTTTCGGAGCGGATGAGCGTCTGCAAGCCGGAGTAGGTGTGCAAAATCTTCTGAATTCTAAGAGAGAATATGTGTTTCAGTCCTATCAAGCCGAGGATCAAATCTTCAGCAGCCTATCTCCGGGAACAAAAATAAACTTAAGATTGGCATTGTCTTTCTAA
- a CDS encoding cupin domain-containing protein yields MKVKDRIAFLVEKLRLTPHPEGGFYSETYRSGDCISTDSGKRDLTTAIYFLLTSENVSKFHRIKSDELWFFHEGSKLTVHTLSEIGHQQYSLGYPSSNAKTVPQHLVPANTIFGSSVDEPGSYALVSCVVAPGFDFRDFELFNEQKLITLFPKHADIIKKLT; encoded by the coding sequence ATGAAGGTTAAAGACAGAATAGCTTTTTTGGTAGAAAAATTACGACTTACCCCACATCCGGAGGGCGGGTTCTATTCAGAGACGTATCGATCCGGAGATTGCATAAGTACAGATTCAGGCAAAAGAGACCTAACTACTGCGATATACTTTCTTCTCACCTCGGAAAACGTATCCAAATTCCACCGTATCAAAAGTGATGAGCTTTGGTTTTTCCACGAAGGAAGTAAGTTGACCGTCCACACCTTGAGTGAGATAGGTCATCAGCAGTACTCACTTGGATATCCTTCTAGCAATGCTAAAACTGTTCCGCAGCATTTGGTGCCCGCAAATACTATTTTTGGAAGTTCCGTGGATGAACCGGGTAGTTATGCTTTAGTTTCCTGTGTAGTAGCTCCAGGATTTGATTTTAGGGATTTTGAGCTTTTCAATGAGCAAAAGCTCATTACCCTATTTCCTAAACATGCAGATATAATCAAAAAATTGACATAG
- the wecB gene encoding non-hydrolyzing UDP-N-acetylglucosamine 2-epimerase produces the protein MTTFTIVAGARPNFMKIAPIIHQLIKKQQEGIPVEFRLVHTGQHYDKKMSGDFFEQLNIPEPHANLGGGGGSQAEQTAAIMVSFEKELLENRPDLVLVVGDVTSTLACSITAKKLQIDVAHVEGGIRSGDLTMPEEINRMVTDSITDHFFTTSEIANTNLLKSGFAEEKIHYVGNAMIDTLMAQMPRFRKPQGEIFDKLVSGQYFVMTMHRPANVDQEHKLKAMIDAILEGTEGLPVIFPVHPRTAKNLQTLGIDADNLHMSDPLGYLEFNYLVKNAKGVITDSGGITEEASVMNVPCITLRDNTERAETIHLGTNELVGTDPAKLKPYLEKIMNGNWKQYQGIPLWDGKTAERIVDILIDSYPTG, from the coding sequence ATGACTACTTTTACCATCGTCGCAGGTGCTCGGCCCAATTTCATGAAAATTGCACCTATCATTCATCAATTGATCAAAAAACAGCAAGAAGGGATCCCTGTGGAATTCCGGCTGGTACATACCGGACAACATTACGACAAGAAAATGTCGGGAGACTTTTTTGAACAACTAAACATCCCCGAACCCCATGCAAATCTGGGAGGTGGGGGTGGCTCCCAAGCTGAACAGACAGCGGCAATTATGGTCTCTTTTGAGAAAGAACTGCTGGAAAATCGCCCAGACCTTGTGTTGGTAGTAGGAGACGTGACCAGTACCCTTGCCTGCTCGATCACTGCCAAAAAACTCCAAATCGATGTGGCACATGTGGAAGGAGGGATCCGCTCCGGCGACTTGACAATGCCTGAAGAGATCAACAGAATGGTAACAGACAGCATCACGGATCACTTTTTCACTACTTCTGAAATCGCCAATACCAATCTTCTGAAAAGTGGTTTTGCAGAGGAAAAGATTCATTACGTAGGCAATGCAATGATCGATACGCTCATGGCTCAAATGCCCAGGTTTCGCAAACCCCAAGGTGAAATATTTGACAAATTAGTGTCAGGACAGTACTTTGTCATGACAATGCACCGACCTGCGAATGTAGATCAGGAACACAAGCTGAAAGCTATGATTGATGCGATACTGGAAGGAACAGAAGGACTCCCTGTCATATTCCCCGTTCATCCAAGGACCGCCAAAAACCTACAGACTCTCGGTATAGATGCCGATAATCTGCATATGAGTGACCCTTTGGGTTACCTGGAATTCAATTATCTGGTAAAAAATGCAAAAGGCGTGATTACCGATTCCGGAGGAATTACGGAAGAAGCATCAGTTATGAACGTGCCATGCATCACTTTACGGGATAATACTGAGCGGGCTGAAACCATACATCTTGGAACCAACGAACTCGTAGGAACGGATCCGGCCAAGCTAAAACCTTACCTAGAAAAAATCATGAATGGAAACTGGAAGCAATATCAGGGAATACCACTTTGGGATGGGAAAACCGCTGAGCGAATTGTGGATATTTTAATAGATTCCTACCCTACTGGCTAA
- a CDS encoding capsule assembly Wzi family protein, which translates to MKTRKFLNSCLGASLLFLLVSHYSPAQTVPVGSPVLDDYLRRAQLLGDIDSASSFMIRPLYPVSAFGVEHGFDLDSSVVDMDLTTVHKFFGRNNKGKFLMMPAVAKFQYNSTYAFGVNDGAFIPNRGIQTILSPGAYLEYGPLSVQFQPELLMAQNSDYKGFPIEHQSSILFYYDFMNRIDMPERFGSSGYTQAYLGQSSIRFNYQEYSIGVSSENLWWGPGRRNSLLLGNNAPGFIHFTANTRKPVKTKVGSFEGQLIGGFLKSSGFLPPWPDYRFQETNVLVPRREDSRRFMSGLVLTYQPKWVPGLFLGYGSTSQMYRSEISGLGDVLPVFNGRKKAQNIVDPTQEKRQQFSSGFFRWLSPEGHFEFYGEYGTRDNDRKLNDFMATPESGRAFTFGFSHLMSLKKPDHYFQISSEMTQTGQTIREDIRNLKTWYIHGHVMEGYTHKGQVLGAGNGPASNVIFVELAWVNKMNRIGFQMERIVYNNDYYYYRYEASKDWRNKYIDLVPSLIGDWKFGSVLVNARLQYVNTLNYKWYLENSPDEYFVPGYDRKNFVAQVGLAYIFQ; encoded by the coding sequence ATGAAGACAAGGAAATTTTTAAATAGCTGTTTAGGAGCTTCGTTGCTGTTCCTTTTGGTAAGTCATTATTCACCGGCGCAGACAGTGCCCGTGGGATCTCCCGTACTGGATGATTATTTACGACGTGCACAATTGCTTGGTGATATCGATTCTGCCTCATCATTTATGATCAGACCTCTTTATCCGGTGTCAGCATTTGGGGTTGAGCATGGTTTTGATCTTGACAGCTCCGTGGTGGATATGGATCTGACAACCGTCCATAAGTTTTTTGGCAGGAATAATAAAGGTAAGTTCTTGATGATGCCGGCAGTAGCCAAATTTCAATACAATTCTACCTATGCTTTTGGTGTCAATGATGGAGCGTTTATCCCCAATCGCGGTATTCAGACTATCTTAAGTCCCGGTGCGTATTTGGAGTATGGGCCATTGAGTGTGCAGTTTCAGCCTGAGCTGCTGATGGCACAGAATTCTGATTATAAGGGATTTCCAATCGAGCATCAATCAAGTATACTATTCTATTACGATTTTATGAATCGTATTGACATGCCGGAGAGATTCGGTAGTAGTGGATATACACAGGCATATTTAGGTCAATCCAGTATTCGTTTCAATTACCAAGAGTACTCGATAGGAGTATCTTCTGAGAATTTGTGGTGGGGACCGGGCAGAAGGAATTCACTTTTATTGGGAAATAATGCCCCGGGATTTATACATTTCACGGCAAATACGAGAAAACCGGTCAAAACCAAAGTTGGATCTTTTGAAGGACAATTGATAGGAGGTTTCTTGAAATCTTCCGGGTTTTTGCCGCCTTGGCCGGATTACCGATTTCAAGAAACTAATGTGTTAGTCCCTAGGAGGGAAGACAGTAGACGCTTTATGTCAGGGTTGGTATTGACCTATCAGCCCAAATGGGTACCGGGATTGTTCCTTGGCTATGGTTCTACCAGCCAGATGTACAGAAGTGAGATTTCCGGCTTGGGCGATGTCCTGCCTGTTTTCAATGGAAGAAAGAAAGCTCAGAATATCGTCGACCCTACCCAAGAAAAGAGGCAGCAGTTTAGTTCAGGGTTTTTTAGATGGCTTAGTCCAGAGGGGCATTTTGAGTTTTACGGTGAATATGGAACCCGGGATAACGACAGAAAGCTCAATGACTTTATGGCTACTCCGGAGTCCGGAAGGGCATTTACTTTTGGATTTTCCCACCTGATGAGCTTAAAAAAACCGGATCATTATTTCCAGATTTCTTCGGAAATGACCCAAACAGGTCAGACAATTAGGGAAGATATTCGAAATCTCAAAACTTGGTACATTCACGGTCATGTCATGGAAGGTTACACACACAAGGGACAGGTGCTTGGTGCCGGAAATGGCCCGGCTAGTAATGTGATTTTTGTGGAGTTGGCTTGGGTGAATAAGATGAACCGAATTGGTTTTCAGATGGAGAGAATTGTCTACAACAATGATTATTACTACTATAGATATGAGGCATCTAAGGACTGGAGAAACAAATACATAGATCTGGTGCCTTCACTTATTGGAGATTGGAAGTTTGGAAGTGTTTTGGTAAACGCCCGCTTGCAATACGTGAATACCTTAAACTATAAATGGTATTTGGAAAATAGCCCTGACGAATATTTTGTTCCGGGATATGACCGCAAGAATTTTGTAGCTCAGGTAGGATTGGCGTATATCTTCCAATAG
- a CDS encoding peptidylprolyl isomerase has protein sequence MKIEKNTVVALCYDLKVDDGETGMVPYENVPEDKPFYFLFNAGEVFPKFEEALLGKSAGEEFSVLLGFDDAYGDYIEEKKTIIPKANFKEKGKKNKDLLRVGNVIPMQDNKGGQIRGEITKIDYKGVHMDFNPPLAGYDLFFEGKIIAVRDALPEELEHGHAHGPDGHHHH, from the coding sequence ATGAAAATAGAAAAGAACACAGTGGTAGCACTGTGCTATGACCTAAAAGTAGATGATGGAGAGACGGGTATGGTTCCTTATGAAAATGTGCCTGAGGATAAGCCCTTTTATTTTTTGTTTAATGCAGGAGAGGTATTTCCCAAATTTGAAGAGGCATTACTTGGCAAATCTGCAGGAGAGGAATTTTCTGTGCTTCTAGGCTTTGATGATGCTTATGGGGATTATATCGAAGAGAAAAAAACGATCATTCCGAAAGCTAATTTTAAAGAAAAAGGAAAGAAAAATAAGGATCTTCTTCGTGTAGGCAATGTAATTCCTATGCAGGATAACAAGGGAGGGCAGATCCGTGGAGAGATTACCAAGATTGATTACAAAGGGGTTCATATGGACTTTAATCCACCGCTGGCCGGGTATGATTTGTTCTTTGAGGGAAAGATCATTGCCGTGCGGGATGCGCTTCCTGAAGAACTCGAACATGGACACGCCCATGGTCCGGATGGACATCACCACCATTGA
- a CDS encoding helix-turn-helix transcriptional regulator, whose translation MNDNDTRRLSRLTAILTQLQTRRLLTATNLAEKFNVSIRTIYRDIRALEQAGVPILTEDGKGYTLMDGYKIPPVMFT comes from the coding sequence ATGAACGATAACGATACAAGACGACTTTCACGACTGACTGCGATTTTAACGCAATTGCAAACGAGACGACTTTTGACGGCGACAAACCTTGCAGAAAAATTCAATGTGAGTATTAGAACAATTTATCGCGACATAAGAGCTTTAGAACAAGCAGGAGTTCCCATTTTGACAGAAGATGGTAAAGGCTATACATTAATGGACGGCTATAAAATTCCTCCTGTAATGTTCACCTAA
- a CDS encoding helix-turn-helix transcriptional regulator, which produces MKNKDTSFIKDYSEAIDKIKAVLKQTDKDKANLLADRTRFEQNINRERSSNNISELQQALTNFHLIRIDYTNGQNISTSRIVEPFALISTTENWLLIAWCRLRKEFRYFRLDRITKMHVLTEKFEQHKMTLQEYFDKFY; this is translated from the coding sequence TTGAAAAATAAAGACACATCTTTCATAAAGGACTATTCAGAAGCAATTGACAAAATAAAGGCGGTTTTAAAACAGACGGACAAGGACAAAGCAAATTTACTTGCCGACAGAACCCGCTTTGAACAAAACATAAACAGAGAAAGAAGCAGCAACAACATTTCTGAATTACAACAAGCGCTCACGAACTTTCATCTAATCAGAATAGACTACACCAACGGGCAAAACATCTCAACAAGTCGAATAGTTGAGCCATTCGCATTAATTAGTACAACAGAAAATTGGCTACTCATTGCTTGGTGTCGTTTGCGAAAAGAATTTAGATATTTCCGTTTGGACAGAATCACGAAAATGCATGTCCTTACGGAGAAATTTGAGCAACATAAAATGACCTTACAAGAATACTTCGATAAATTTTACTAA
- a CDS encoding RidA family protein, whose translation MEKMTFDPWAWGKSTNSVQAVEVKNVEGTLYCSGQVAIDANGIPSSADMRSQLIQTIANLEQLISESGYECKNIVRLNIYTTDMNEFFTTCMDVYVPFLQQYGIQQATTGFEVKGLFATCTIELEATVVK comes from the coding sequence ATGGAAAAGATGACATTCGACCCTTGGGCTTGGGGTAAAAGCACAAATTCAGTACAAGCTGTAGAGGTTAAAAATGTAGAAGGTACACTGTACTGTTCAGGACAAGTAGCTATAGACGCTAATGGAATTCCAAGCTCTGCTGATATGCGAAGCCAGCTTATTCAGACAATCGCAAATTTGGAACAATTAATAAGTGAATCGGGCTATGAGTGTAAAAACATCGTAAGACTAAATATTTATACGACCGACATGAACGAGTTTTTTACAACGTGTATGGATGTGTATGTTCCATTTCTTCAACAATATGGCATACAACAGGCCACAACAGGGTTCGAAGTAAAAGGACTTTTTGCAACTTGTACCATAGAGTTAGAGGCCACGGTTGTTAAATGA
- a CDS encoding DUF1761 domain-containing protein, with protein MINSISEINWLGVFAAFVPYFMLGALWFTLLFKKQYLISLGKENQADQKPAPIFIIGPAICSFVITITTAILIYALKIDSYQSAIELSLIVGIGYLVANTVNIAINPNIPKPDKSE; from the coding sequence ATGATAAATTCAATTTCAGAAATTAATTGGCTTGGCGTATTTGCGGCTTTCGTGCCTTATTTTATGCTTGGTGCATTATGGTTTACATTACTTTTCAAAAAGCAATACCTAATTTCACTGGGAAAAGAAAACCAAGCAGACCAAAAACCTGCACCTATTTTTATAATAGGTCCAGCAATTTGTTCGTTTGTTATTACAATTACTACTGCAATTTTAATATATGCTTTAAAAATTGATTCTTACCAATCTGCCATTGAATTGTCATTGATTGTAGGCATTGGATATTTAGTTGCCAATACAGTAAACATAGCCATCAATCCCAATATCCCGAAACCAGACAAAAGCGAATAG
- a CDS encoding DUF4260 domain-containing protein — translation MKSLLKLEEIALFLFCIFLFNNLNFSWWWFPALLLLPDIGMMGYLINPKVGAFTYNLLHHRFVAALVACYALTYDDDYWKLAAIILFAHISFDRALGYGLKYYDSFSNTHLGIIGKK, via the coding sequence ATGAAATCATTGTTGAAATTAGAGGAGATTGCTTTGTTTTTGTTTTGCATATTTCTATTCAACAATTTAAATTTTTCATGGTGGTGGTTTCCTGCCCTATTATTATTGCCTGACATTGGGATGATGGGTTACCTAATTAATCCCAAAGTTGGAGCATTCACTTACAACTTGTTACATCATCGTTTTGTAGCAGCATTAGTTGCTTGCTATGCATTGACTTATGATGATGACTATTGGAAACTAGCAGCAATCATTCTTTTTGCCCATATTTCGTTTGACAGAGCATTGGGATATGGCTTGAAATACTATGATAGCTTTAGCAATACTCATTTGGGAATAATAGGTAAAAAGTAG
- a CDS encoding SDR family NAD(P)-dependent oxidoreductase, which yields MQTNDTKTALVTGANTGIGFQIAKALVENGYRVYIGARNLQKGETAATEIGNNAKAIQLDIADKNSINKAVAQIESEFGYLTLLVNNAAVSHAGKAGRTMEEILGAQRASIAPISEMKTVWETNVFGTLALTQAILPLLKKAAAARIVTVSSALGSLGLNSNPANPYRSGFDAVYGASKTALNGVFLSLANELEDSNIKVHLVSPGFTATALNNFQGTDTVEEGSLEPIRVALAEDLPTGSFTGPPDFSGENNLVPW from the coding sequence ATGCAAACAAATGACACGAAAACAGCACTCGTAACGGGTGCAAATACCGGTATTGGTTTTCAAATAGCCAAAGCCCTTGTAGAGAATGGCTATAGGGTGTATATAGGTGCCCGTAATTTACAAAAAGGGGAAACAGCCGCAACCGAAATTGGTAATAACGCAAAAGCAATTCAACTGGATATTGCTGACAAAAATTCCATCAATAAGGCTGTAGCGCAAATAGAAAGTGAATTTGGATATCTTACTTTACTAGTCAATAACGCAGCCGTCTCACACGCCGGTAAAGCGGGACGCACCATGGAAGAGATACTTGGAGCACAACGTGCCAGCATTGCACCGATAAGTGAGATGAAAACCGTTTGGGAAACCAATGTGTTTGGAACACTCGCTTTAACGCAGGCTATTTTACCATTGTTGAAAAAAGCAGCAGCAGCACGTATTGTTACAGTTTCCAGTGCCTTAGGCTCTCTAGGGTTAAATTCAAACCCTGCCAATCCTTACCGTTCAGGATTTGATGCGGTATATGGTGCTTCAAAAACTGCGCTAAATGGGGTTTTCCTTTCTTTGGCTAATGAGTTGGAAGATTCCAACATCAAAGTCCATCTGGTTAGTCCGGGTTTTACCGCCACGGCACTCAACAATTTTCAAGGAACTGATACAGTGGAAGAAGGTTCTCTTGAACCGATAAGAGTGGCATTGGCAGAAGATCTGCCAACAGGAAGTTTTACCGGACCCCCAGATTTTTCCGGAGAAAACAACCTTGTACCATGGTAA
- the rlmH gene encoding 23S rRNA (pseudouridine(1915)-N(3))-methyltransferase RlmH → MTIKLIAIGKTDNQAILSLIEEYSKRLNFYIKFEFDVIPDLKSTKSLSETLQKEKEGELILKKLVPSDELILLDEHGKGYSSMDFSQFLQKKMNSGLKQLIFVIGGPYGFSEGVYARANGKLSISKMTFSHQMIRPFFIEQLYRGFTILRNEPYHHE, encoded by the coding sequence ATGACCATCAAACTGATCGCAATCGGCAAGACTGACAATCAAGCAATCCTTTCTCTGATAGAGGAATACAGCAAACGTCTGAATTTTTACATCAAGTTTGAATTTGACGTTATTCCTGATCTCAAAAGCACCAAATCACTTTCAGAAACACTTCAGAAAGAAAAAGAGGGGGAATTGATTCTAAAGAAACTAGTTCCTTCCGATGAACTGATCTTACTGGATGAACATGGCAAAGGCTACAGTTCGATGGATTTTTCCCAGTTCCTTCAGAAGAAAATGAATTCGGGCTTGAAACAGCTTATTTTCGTCATCGGAGGCCCATACGGCTTTTCTGAGGGAGTTTACGCAAGGGCAAACGGCAAACTTTCCATCTCCAAAATGACTTTTTCCCATCAGATGATCCGTCCATTTTTCATCGAGCAATTATACCGGGGATTCACAATTCTTCGAAACGAACCCTACCATCACGAATAA